GGATAAACCGGATAATGCGATTGTTCAGTTGGTTTTTAGAGATGGAAAAATGGTATACTGGAATTCGCTGCATGATTTTTCAGCCAGTCAGGTCTTCAAGATCAAACCGCATACCATTTTTACCTTTTCACTAAAAAATTTACCGCAAAACAAAAAGGCGCAATTTAATTACCGATTATATGGAAAAAAAGCAAAGCAAGGTATTTTGGAAGAAGCGGGTGGGGTTCGGCTTAGTAAGTCCTGTTTTCATGTACCTTATGGCAGTAAATTCAAGATTTCTCGATTTTTTAGCAAGCTTTCTATTCAATTTGATAATAAAGAGTGTTGGATTTGATGAAAAATGATAAAAAATAGATAAAATTTGTGCTTTTATATGTCTCCGAGTAAGTACTGTTTTCTTCGTCTTTTAGGAAATTTTTCAATTGCATAGCGAAGCATTGTTCTTGGCATCGTTTTATAGCGGGATTTGAGAAAATTCTCTTCAATCATTAAGTTTCGGTTACCGATTTCCCTTAACATCCATCCGACGGATTTATGAATCAGATCATGAGAATCTTTGAGTAGTTGATCTGCCAGTTGGAGCGTTGTTTCAAATTCAAAGTGCTTAATATAATGAAAAGTCGACATGATGGCTATTCGGCGGGTCCAGAGATGCGCTGACTTGGCCCATCGGAAAAGCGGGTGTTGGTCCCTGTGAAAGAGGAAACTACCCGTAATATGTTCGGCAGAAGAATCCACTAGATCCCAATTGTTAATATAGTTGAAAAGGGTTGTATAGAGGATGAAGATTTCTTTTTGAACAGGCTCCGGGCTTTGCTTGAATTTGGCAACGAGAATCAGCACACCGAGCATTCGTTCTTCATGAATGGGTGATATAATCAATTTCTTGCATTGGACTAGAGGGAGGGACACGGCTATTTTGACAAGTTTTCGGATTTGCGGCACCAAAACGCCGATAAAACAGTCACCTTCACCATACTCGCCGGGGCCGGTTTTGAAAAAGCGTTGATAAATGCGGGCTTTCTCAGGGTCGGCATTCTTATGTAATTGATCTCGCAAACGAGGCAAGGACGGTTTCATGGCACACAACCCTCATTTTTTAATGGCGTTTTACAAAGTGCTTGGATTATTTTAGCAAATTCTAAAAAAAAGTTAATAAAAATGATGATTGTGACGACACTTAATGAGTGAACACACATTCCATAATAAATTATTTTTTTTGCAGTTGGTTATTCACCACCCTATTTTTGTAAGGAGTTCAGGATTGTGACAAAACGGTTGCTTAATTTATTCAGAAAAAAAGAAGTTATCGCGCAACGGTTACTGGAAATGCGGGCAGCTGCCGGTGATGATGCGGGTAAGCACCATTGTTATCATAAAACAGTAAATCGTTATCAGCGGTTTATTCTCCGCAAATATTATCTGCGCAAGCGCTATTCCATTTTTAGTCGGCTGTTAAATTGATTTTTGTACACCCGGTTGATTTCGTTTCGGGCGATTGAGCAGCAGTGTTTGGATGGTTGGGACGATATCGGTCAATGACTTGATGCTTGGTGCCAAAGTCAAACCCTGGTGTCCATAGATAATAGTAGGCACCGGATTGTTTGTATGGGATTTAACTGAAAAATCTTCGAAATTACCGTGGTCGCTGGTAAGGATTACCGTCGTTTGTTCCGGATTGATTTCACGCAGAATATTATGAATAAAGCCATCGAGTTCTTCCAGAAGTTTTACTGCCATATCCCATTGCCGGCGGTGTCCTGCCATATCGGTCAGGAAATATTCAAATAAGGTGAAGTGGTTTTTTTTGACGATTTGAGCAATACGTTTGCCTGCCTCCTGCACGGAGATTGAAGGGACTTTTTTACCCGAGTGTCTCAGTGACCAGCCGGTAATATCATGATAAACCGCCGCACCTTTTTCAAAATCTTTTTCATCGCGGAAGTATCCTTGTGCGCCCAAAACAGAAAGGGTTGTGGCAGAGTGCCGCCATTTGCCATTGGCAACCATGTCCCAGTACTCGCGGCGAAAGCCATTGGCAAAAGTGGCGGAAAAGCCCTGCTCCCGGCACCATGTGAAGATGCCTTTTTCAGCCAACAACTGTGCCAGGCGTTTGTTCGGATACGCGGGTAAATGATGGCCCAAAAGCGCAGCGGCATTGACACCTGATAAAATCGTGCTTTGTCCGGTGGCGCTTTGCGGCAGGCCTGAAATGCCGAGACCGGCATCGGTGGGGACCACGATTGCCGCATTTTTTGAAGGGTTGAGAGGGAAATAAAGCGGCGTACCTGAACCCAAGGTTGTTTGGGTGGCGGCAAACGGGTTGTGTTTAGGATTGTTTTGTCCCAAACCAATACCATCAATGAATAGTAAGAGAACATGTGCCATGCTAACTTCCTGTATGAAAGAAAAGTGTTATCCGCGTCGTATAATGAAGCCTATATAGCCGGAATAGAGTAATAAGAGCAGCAATCCTTCCCAGCGGGAGATGCGTTTTTGTGTGAAAGCCAGGGGTAAAAGCAGAAGCGAGAAAATAAAGACCACCGGAAAATCAAAAGCCAGGGCATTGCTTGGAATAGGAATGTTCGTAATGCTCGAGACCAGACCGAGAATAAGCAGTATGTTGAAGATGTTTGAACCTACCAGATTGCCTACTGCCAAATCGGCTTTGTTCCGGAAGATGGCAATTATTGAGGCAACCATTTCCGGTAAAGATGTTCCCAGGGCGACAATGGACAATCCGATTAAAAATTCAGAGATGCCGAACAATCGGGCAATTGTGGAAGCGCCGCTCACAAAGAATTTTGAACCGCCCGCCAGGGCTGCCAGTCCAATGATTAAATATCCGAAATCAAACCAAACTGATTTAAGCAGCGTTGTGTCTGCGATGTCAGCCGTCTTAACCGCACTGGGTTTGCTTTTTCCGGCACGAAAAATCATTACCAGCAGAAAAAAAACCAAAAGACCGAGCAAACAAAGTCCTTCCAGGCGCGAAAGCTGTCCATTGAGACTAAACAGCCAGGCCAGGCCGGCCGTGAAGATTACGAGAGGGATTTCAAAACGAATGATTGTTGCAGAAATCATCAAAGGAACCAGCAGGGCGGAGGTGCCGAGAACAAGCCCGAGGTTGGCGATGTTGGATCCCAGAACATTGCCGATGGCAATATCCGGATTGCCTTGCAAGGCGGCGATCATGGAGACGAAAAGCTCAGGAGCAGAGGTCCCGAAACCAATAATGGTCACTCCGATGACAAGTTGGGAAATACCGCGACGCATCGCGAAAGAAGCGGAACCCCGCACAACTCCTTCGCCACCCAGCCATAAAAAAACACCACCAGCAATTAACTGTAAAAAAGCAATCCAACCTGTCATTATGTGTAGTGACTCCTGCTGCTTTTAGGATTAAAAAAATCAGGAGCACTTGTTTCGTGCCCCTGATGATGGCAACCAGCTGAAACATGACCGGGGAAATAAGCTGCCGGATAATCGTTAGGACATACTCCGGTGTACTTCGAGCATTTCATCAAACCGCGCAATAAAGAGATCCAGTATAGCCGGATCGAAATGAGTGTCCCGGCCTTCCAGGAGAATGGCTTTTACTTTTTCCGGCGGAAAGGGGTCTTTGTAAGGACGCTTGGATGCAAGGGCGTCAAAAACATCGATAATGGCAAGCAAGCGTGCAGCCAAAGGAATATTTTCTCCCTGGAAATTATTGGGATACCCCCCGCCTTTCCATTTTTCATGGTGGCAGGTCGCAATCTGGATGGCGAGTTGCAGCAGGGGAGCCTGGCCGAGTATTTGCGCACCCTTGGTTGTATGCGTTTTCATAATTTCCATCTCAGCGTCATCCAGTCTGCCCGGCTTGAGCAAAATGCTATCCGGGATGGCGACTTTGCCAATATCATGCATCATCATGGAAACACGCAAATTTTCGAGCTCTTTTTCTTCGAAACCCAGTTGCGGCGCCAGCCGGACGGCATACTCTCCGCAGCGTTCAATATGCAGTCCGGTATCATGATCGCGGAATTTTTCTGCTTTGGCCATGTTGAGCATACTTTGTATGTAAGCCTGTTTGACTTCGTCATAAAGCCGGGCATTGTCGATGGCAACCGAAATTTCCTGGGCCATATTTTTTAATTTTTGCATATCGGTTTGGGTGAAGGTACCGGAAGCTTTGTTGAGGACTTCGAGTACGCCGATTCGTTTGCCTTTGATGGGCAAGGGTGTTGCGATAAGATTTTTTGTAACGAATTTTGTTTTATCATCCACTTTTTTATAGAAAAAAGAACTTTTGGAAGCATCGGGAATGAGCAAGGTTTTTCCGGTTTGGAATGATTTTCCGGCAACCCCTTTGTCCGCCGGCATTCGGATGACTTTGAGCATATCTTTTTTGGCGCCGGTGGCAAGGTAGAATTTCAGCTCATCACTATCCGGATCATGCAGCAAGATAGATGAGGCGGTGGCGTTGAGGGTTTTTTCCATGAGTTTCATGGAAAGATTTAAGACTTCGTCGATGTTCAACGAAGAATTGATTAACTTGATGATGCGGTTACGTGCCGAACTGTCCAAGGTGGGTCTGGCTTTTTTTGCCGGTTTGGTTTTTGAAATGGACTTTTTTAAACTGTTTTTTTTCTTGGCGACAGCCCGGGAGTTTAGCTTGGTTTTTTTCATGATCCCACTCCTTGTTTACATACATAAATGGCATGACCCAAAGGTCATTTTACAGCCGACACGCATGAAATCTTGTATACTATTAATCGAATCAAAAAACATATTCTGACATGAATTAGCTTGTACTGCAAATACTAAGATGTTTTTTTTAAATGAGTTGTTGGACGTTTTTTTTAATTATGCATTTGTTTTTTGATAGAATGTGTCGATGCTAAAATAAGCGAAGCGAAAGAGGTGTTGGAATATGGCTGCTTGCCCAAAACTTGGAGCATGTCCTTTTTTTAAGGATCAAATGGAAAATATGCCTAATATTGCCGGAATACTGAAAGAAAAATATTGTCATGGGGATTATGCCGCATGCGCCCGCTACCGGGTTTCTGAAGCAAAAGGAAAAGAGTCTGTGCCCCATAATCTGTTTCCCACGGATATATCGGAAGCGGAGGTGCTTTTAAAAGAGGATTAATTAACCCGCCGGATCGGTTAGCGCAAAGGTGTCCGGCGTGGGACCTGTTGCCGGGGGTTCGGTTTTTATTTGGAATTGGTATTCTTTTCGGACCCAGAGTCCTGCAATGATAAAAGCCAATAAATCAGAGACGGGTATTGAAATCCATAGGCCGTTTAATCCCCAAATTCGGGGGAGAATCAGTATACAAGGTAATAAGAAAATCAGTTGGCGTGATAAAGAAATCAGCATGGCAGCCCTGCCTTTTCCCAGTCCCTGAAAAGTTGTGATCCACATAAAGGGTGGTCCCATCAGGGGGAGCATACACGTGGCCACCCGTGCGGCATGTGTTGCCAGGGGCAGAAAACTTTCGTCACGCGTAAATAAGCTGATCCAGAAAGCCGGAAATAACTGTAAAAATAAGTACCCTACACCGATGATTGCAAAAGAACTGATGGAAGCGATTTTGACCGCCCGCCACAATCGCGGGATTTTTTTTGCGCCATAATTGTATCCGACAATCGGCATCAGTCCTTGGGCCAGGCCGGCGATTGGCATCACAATTAATCCCATTAAACGAAAAACCAGTCCATTGGCGGCGATTGCGTGTGCGCCAAATCCGCCGAGAATATGATTGGCGATTGTCATGACAATTGAGCCGACAGTCTGCATGATAAAGGTTGGGAATCCGACCTGGTAGATATTGAGAAGAATGGTTTTGTGCGGAATGAGATAAGCAAGACGAAACCGGTATCCGGAACAGCAAAGCAGGTAAAATAAACTTAGCGATGCAGCACATCCTTGGGAGATCAGGGTGGCCACGGCAGCGCCTTTGACACCCCAGGCGGGGAAAAATGCCAGGCCGAAAATAAAGAAAGGATCAAGCAGGATGTTTAAAATGGCACCCACGGCCATGAAAATCATGGGTGCGAGGGTATTGCCTGATCCGCGGAAAATATTGTTGCTCATCATGGAAAAAAAAGTAAACCCGGCGCCAAACCCGATGAAAAACAAATAATTGTAGGCGAGCGGGAAAATATCGCTGGTGGCGCCCAGCAAGTTTAGGAAGGGTCGCGGAAAAAAAGTGGTCACCAAAGCAAAGAGCAGGCCAAAGATTACTGTCAGGGGGAAGACCTGACCGGCGATGTGGTTGGTTTCCTCGTGTTTGCCTTCGCCAAAGCGTCTGGCGATGAGTGAGGAAAATCCGGCGCCGGATCCGACACCAATGGCCACCAATAACATTTGGTAGGGGAAAATTACAGTGAGGGCAGCGATGGCATCAGGTCCCAGCTTGGCAACCCAGAAGGTGTCGGTGATATTGTACAGGGTCATAATAAACATAGATATCATAC
The window above is part of the bacterium genome. Proteins encoded here:
- a CDS encoding DNA alkylation repair protein codes for the protein MKPSLPRLRDQLHKNADPEKARIYQRFFKTGPGEYGEGDCFIGVLVPQIRKLVKIAVSLPLVQCKKLIISPIHEERMLGVLILVAKFKQSPEPVQKEIFILYTTLFNYINNWDLVDSSAEHITGSFLFHRDQHPLFRWAKSAHLWTRRIAIMSTFHYIKHFEFETTLQLADQLLKDSHDLIHKSVGWMLREIGNRNLMIEENFLKSRYKTMPRTMLRYAIEKFPKRRRKQYLLGDI
- a CDS encoding alkaline phosphatase family protein: MAHVLLLFIDGIGLGQNNPKHNPFAATQTTLGSGTPLYFPLNPSKNAAIVVPTDAGLGISGLPQSATGQSTILSGVNAAALLGHHLPAYPNKRLAQLLAEKGIFTWCREQGFSATFANGFRREYWDMVANGKWRHSATTLSVLGAQGYFRDEKDFEKGAAVYHDITGWSLRHSGKKVPSISVQEAGKRIAQIVKKNHFTLFEYFLTDMAGHRRQWDMAVKLLEELDGFIHNILREINPEQTTVILTSDHGNFEDFSVKSHTNNPVPTIIYGHQGLTLAPSIKSLTDIVPTIQTLLLNRPKRNQPGVQKSI
- a CDS encoding calcium/sodium antiporter, with translation MTGWIAFLQLIAGGVFLWLGGEGVVRGSASFAMRRGISQLVIGVTIIGFGTSAPELFVSMIAALQGNPDIAIGNVLGSNIANLGLVLGTSALLVPLMISATIIRFEIPLVIFTAGLAWLFSLNGQLSRLEGLCLLGLLVFFLLVMIFRAGKSKPSAVKTADIADTTLLKSVWFDFGYLIIGLAALAGGSKFFVSGASTIARLFGISEFLIGLSIVALGTSLPEMVASIIAIFRNKADLAVGNLVGSNIFNILLILGLVSSITNIPIPSNALAFDFPVVFIFSLLLLPLAFTQKRISRWEGLLLLLLYSGYIGFIIRRG
- a CDS encoding HD domain-containing protein — translated: MKKTKLNSRAVAKKKNSLKKSISKTKPAKKARPTLDSSARNRIIKLINSSLNIDEVLNLSMKLMEKTLNATASSILLHDPDSDELKFYLATGAKKDMLKVIRMPADKGVAGKSFQTGKTLLIPDASKSSFFYKKVDDKTKFVTKNLIATPLPIKGKRIGVLEVLNKASGTFTQTDMQKLKNMAQEISVAIDNARLYDEVKQAYIQSMLNMAKAEKFRDHDTGLHIERCGEYAVRLAPQLGFEEKELENLRVSMMMHDIGKVAIPDSILLKPGRLDDAEMEIMKTHTTKGAQILGQAPLLQLAIQIATCHHEKWKGGGYPNNFQGENIPLAARLLAIIDVFDALASKRPYKDPFPPEKVKAILLEGRDTHFDPAILDLFIARFDEMLEVHRSMS
- a CDS encoding MATE family efflux transporter produces the protein MTASMQQRTQKLGHAPVGRLLFQLGIPGMISMFIMTLYNITDTFWVAKLGPDAIAALTVIFPYQMLLVAIGVGSGAGFSSLIARRFGEGKHEETNHIAGQVFPLTVIFGLLFALVTTFFPRPFLNLLGATSDIFPLAYNYLFFIGFGAGFTFFSMMSNNIFRGSGNTLAPMIFMAVGAILNILLDPFFIFGLAFFPAWGVKGAAVATLISQGCAASLSLFYLLCCSGYRFRLAYLIPHKTILLNIYQVGFPTFIMQTVGSIVMTIANHILGGFGAHAIAANGLVFRLMGLIVMPIAGLAQGLMPIVGYNYGAKKIPRLWRAVKIASISSFAIIGVGYLFLQLFPAFWISLFTRDESFLPLATHAARVATCMLPLMGPPFMWITTFQGLGKGRAAMLISLSRQLIFLLPCILILPRIWGLNGLWISIPVSDLLAFIIAGLWVRKEYQFQIKTEPPATGPTPDTFALTDPAG